The region CGCGCGCTCGTCATCATGAATCCGGTCTCGGGTCAGCACGACCCCAAAAGGACCCGTCGCCGTCTCGAGGAGCGCTTCCGCGAGGGCGGCCTCGACTTCGACTTTCGCGAGACGCAGGGCGACGGCGACGCCCTCTGCTGGGCTGAGGCGGCCGGGGACGAGGGCTTCGACGTGGTGGTGGCGGTCGGCGGCGACGGCACCATCATGGAGGCGATGTCGGGCCTCATCAAGAGCAAAGGCTCGGTGCCGCTCGCGCAGGTGCCGACCGGCACCGCCAACCTGCTGGCGCGGGCGCTACTCATTCCCATCAACGTCGAAAAGTCGCTCGAGCTCGTCTTCAGCGGCAAGGAGGAGCGCCTGGACGTGGGCTACCTGCCCGACCACGACCGCTACTTCGCCCTGGTGGCCGGGATGGGCTACGACGCCAACATGATCGCCGAGGCGCCGCGCAACCTCAAGCGGGTGATGGGCTTTGCCGCCTACGTGGTGTCGGGCATCAAGAGCCTGTTCAGGCTCAAGCGCGTCCGCGTCCACCTGGAGGCCGACGGCGAGAAGATGGACTTTCTCGCCCACACCGTGATGGTCATCAACGTCGGTCAGATCGCCGCCGCGAAGATCTCCCTGGGCCCCGACATCCATCCCCACGACGGCAAGCTCGACCTCATGATCGCCTCGTCGGTGACGCTCTGGGGGCTGGCGCGCACCTTCTGGCAGATCCTCACCCGCCAGTATAAAAGCCAGGAGAACCTGCGCTATATCCAGGCCGCCAAGATCAAGATCGAGGTGCAGCCGCCGCTCGGGGTCCAGATCGACGGCGAAGCCTTCGGCACCACGCCGCTCTGCGTCGAGGCGGTGCCCGGGGGCGCCAACCTGATCGTGCCCCAGGAATACGTCGCCGAACAGGAGGCGCGGAGCGAGGGTGGCTGAGCAGCCGAGACGGGGAGCTGAGAGCCTGCGCCGCGAGCTCGAGGGGACCCCCCCGGGCGACGACCGCTAGGCGGCGTCCTTGGGCCAGAGGATGCGCCCGCAGCTCGGGCAGCGGGTGATGGCCTTGCTGCGGCCGGCCTTTTGCATGACGTGGATGGGAAGCTGCATGTTGCAGCCGCCGCAGCGCTTGTTGTCCACGATGGGCACCAGGCCGAGGCCCCGCCGCGAGCGCCGCACCCCCTCGTACTGCTTTAGGAGGCTGGCGTCGATCTCACGGGCGATGGCGTCGCGGTTGCCGGCGATGACGGCGTGCTCCTCGTCGAGCGCGCTGACGCGCTTCTCTTCGTCCGCGGTCATCCGCTCGAGCTCGGGCTCGAGCGCCGCGAGCTCGCCCTGGAGCTCCAGGATGCGCGCTTCGAGCGTCTCCATGCGTTCGATGAGCGGCAAGGTGTCGTTTTCTAACTCTTCTAAGCGGGTGGCGAACTGGAGTTCCTGGTTCTGGTACTGCGAGGCCTCCTTGCCGCTCATCGCCGCGCTGGCGGCGTTGGCGGCCCCTTTGCGGCGGTCCGACAGGGTGTAGATCTCGAGTTCGTTGTTGCTCACTTGTCGGCGCAGCTCGTGGTGTACGGCCTCTACCGCGGCCAGATCCGCTTCGAGGTCCCGCTTGCGCGCGTTTGTCTCGGTGAGTTGGGGAGGAACGAGCTTTTTTTTATCCTCGAGGGCATCTAGGTCTAGGTCGAACGTCTGGACTTGACTGAGTTTCTCGAGCATCCATCCTCCTGGCAAGGGCCAGAGTCCGCCTGCCGGACCTCGTCGCAAGCTTGGCAACCGGCCTTGGCCCTCTCGCTTGGCCCTCTCGCTTGACCCTCTGGCCTGTCGGCGCCAAGGCCGCGCGTCCGCAGCAGTCTAACACGCCCCAGAGGCTGTCCGGGTTGGGTGCTCCGTGACGCTGCCCGGCTGGAGGCTCAGCAGCTCGCCCTTCACCCCGGTGAGAAGCCACGGTGAGAAGCCACCGTGACGCAGGGTGAACCCCTCTCCGGAGCGAGGGCTTGGGGTTAGAATGCGGAGCGTGTTGGAGGACTCCGTCGATAGCTTTATCGCCGAGTGGCGCCGCTACGCGGTGACGGCCTGGCTCTACTCGAGGGTCGAGGGCAGCGCGCTGCTCGAGTGCGAGGTGAACGGGCGCATCTTTCACCTGTTCGAGCGGACCAACCCCTACGCCAGCCCGGCCGGCAAGGCGCGGCTTATCGTTCACGGCGTGGCGGAAGGGCTCACCGTGGGTGAAGGCGAGCCCTCCTTCGAGGTCCTCGGCCCGAGCCGCCTCAGGTTGGGAGGGCGGGTCAGCCGGGTTTCGGGCGAACTCCTCGTGATCGATGTCGGCTTCCCCGTGGTCGTCGGCCTGCTGGGGCCGGGCCCGGGGCGGCTCGAGCCGGGTGACTACGCCGTGCTCGAGACGTTGCCGCCGCTCCACGGCTTCGTCATCGGCGAGACGCGGGTCAACCAGCCTACCGACGGCCTGTGAGCGCTCCGACACCGCCACAAGGCCACAGCCCCAGTACAGCCCCAGTACACAGCCCCAGTACAGCCCTGCCTACCGGTCGCCGCCTTCGTCGATAGGCAAAACGCGCGCTGCCGAGCGTCCTGCGCTGGAAGCCGGGCTTGATCGATGTCGGGGCAACACGGGCGCTCTGCGGGCAAATCTGCTAGACTCACATGCTTATGACGCCTCACGCTTCTGATACCGCCGCTTCCGATACCGCCCCGCTTGTCCCTGCCCCGCTCTACCCGGCCCCGATCAGCCGGGTGTCGCCGGGCTCGCCGGCGGCGCGGGCGGGCGTGGCGGCGGGCTGGGAGCTGCTCAGCGTGGGCGGCCAGCCCATTCCCGACATCCTCGCCTACCGCCGCGAGCTGGAAAAGGGCGAGGTGGAGCTCACCGTGCGCAGCCCGGCGGGGGAGAGCCTTTGTTTCCGGGCCGGCTGGGAGGACCCCGGCCTCGACTTCGACGAGGTCATCTTCGACGGCCTCAAGCTCTGCGCCAACAAGTGCGAGTTCTGCTATGTCCACCAGATGCCCAAGGGCTTCAGGAAGAGCCTCTACGTGATGGACGACGACTTTCGCACCTCTTTTCTGTACGGCTCCTTCGTGACCCTGACCAACCTGACCGATGGCGACATCGCGCGCATCGTCGGCGAGCACTTGAGCCCGCTCTACGTCTCGGTGCACACTACCGACGAGGACCTGCGCCGCGACATGATGAAGTGGTGGCGGCTCAAGGTAAAGGACGAAAAGGCCACCAGGATCCGCGATATGCTCGAGCGGCTCGCCCCCATCGACCTCTACACCCAGCTCGTGCTCCTGCCCGGCCGCAACGACGGCGAGGCGCTCAGCGAGTCGCTCGAGTTCCTGGCGAGTCAGCCCAACGTCTTGGCGGTCGCCTGCGTGCCGGTCGGCCTCACCGAGCACCGCCGGAACCTGCCCGAGCTGCGTCCCTATGCGCCCGAGGAGGCGCGGGGCGTCTTGAAGCGGGTTCATGCCTTCCAGGCGAGGATGCTCAAGGAGCGGGGCACGCGCTTCATCTTTCCCAGCGACGAGTTCTATCTCCTGGCGGGCGAGCCCGTCCCGCCCGCGGAGGCCTATGAGGGCTACGCGATGCTCGAGAACGGCGTGGGCATGATCCGCGATTTTCTCTCCCAGCCCCTGCCGGGGTTGCCGGCCCGCGTGAACCCGCGCAAGGTCATCCTCGCCACCGGCAAGCTCTTCGCCCCGGTCCTGGCGCGGGCGCTGGGTCCCTTGCGCGGGGTTCAGGGGCTCGACTTCGAGGTGCGCGAGCTCAAGAACCGCACCTTCGGCGAGGTCACCACCGTCGCCGGCCTGTTGGCCGGCCGCGACTTTCTGACCCAGATCGCGCCGGGCGAGGCCGACCTGCTCCTGGTGTCGCCCAACGTCGTCAAGTACGGCACCGAGACGATGCTCGACGAGCGCAGTTTGGGCGACCTGCGCCGGGAACTGAAGATGGAGGTGGCGGTCGGCGGCACCAACCTCGCCGAGCTCGCCCAGGCGATGCTCTCCAGCGCGCCCGGCGGCGCGCTGCCGCAGTTCGGCTACTCCACCCACGCTGCCAAGGAGGCGGCCGGGTAGCAGGGGTCGGGCTCAGGAGCCAGGGCTCAGGAGTCGGTGGGTTTCCCTTGGAGGGCGCTTTGGAAGCCTCAGCTTGGGCCGCTTGCCGCCTGACCTCTGGCCTGCCACCACTGCCAGACCTTGTGGAGGCCCGCCTCGAGAGAGACCTCGGGCTGAAAGCCCAGGCCCTTCAAGCGGCTGATGTCGGGCACGAGCACGGGGATGTCGCCCGGCCACGACTGACCCGTCGTCTCGAGGCGTTTTTGCCGCCCGGTGATCTCCAGGATCATCCTGGCCAGCTCGAGGACCGAGAGCCCCCTTTCCGAGCCGATGTTGTAGGGCTGAGCGTCGCCCCCCTCGGTGACCAGGAGAATAGCCTGCACGGCGTCGCTGACGAAAAGCTGGCTGCGCACCTGCGCGCCGCTGCCGAGCACCTCGAAGACCCCGCCGGGGGCGGTCGCCTTGT is a window of Deinococcota bacterium DNA encoding:
- a CDS encoding diacylglycerol kinase family lipid kinase codes for the protein MAYRRALVIMNPVSGQHDPKRTRRRLEERFREGGLDFDFRETQGDGDALCWAEAAGDEGFDVVVAVGGDGTIMEAMSGLIKSKGSVPLAQVPTGTANLLARALLIPINVEKSLELVFSGKEERLDVGYLPDHDRYFALVAGMGYDANMIAEAPRNLKRVMGFAAYVVSGIKSLFRLKRVRVHLEADGEKMDFLAHTVMVINVGQIAAAKISLGPDIHPHDGKLDLMIASSVTLWGLARTFWQILTRQYKSQENLRYIQAAKIKIEVQPPLGVQIDGEAFGTTPLCVEAVPGGANLIVPQEYVAEQEARSEGG
- a CDS encoding C4-type zinc ribbon domain-containing protein — encoded protein: MLEKLSQVQTFDLDLDALEDKKKLVPPQLTETNARKRDLEADLAAVEAVHHELRRQVSNNELEIYTLSDRRKGAANAASAAMSGKEASQYQNQELQFATRLEELENDTLPLIERMETLEARILELQGELAALEPELERMTADEEKRVSALDEEHAVIAGNRDAIAREIDASLLKQYEGVRRSRRGLGLVPIVDNKRCGGCNMQLPIHVMQKAGRSKAITRCPSCGRILWPKDAA
- a CDS encoding DUF512 domain-containing protein, yielding MTPHASDTAASDTAPLVPAPLYPAPISRVSPGSPAARAGVAAGWELLSVGGQPIPDILAYRRELEKGEVELTVRSPAGESLCFRAGWEDPGLDFDEVIFDGLKLCANKCEFCYVHQMPKGFRKSLYVMDDDFRTSFLYGSFVTLTNLTDGDIARIVGEHLSPLYVSVHTTDEDLRRDMMKWWRLKVKDEKATRIRDMLERLAPIDLYTQLVLLPGRNDGEALSESLEFLASQPNVLAVACVPVGLTEHRRNLPELRPYAPEEARGVLKRVHAFQARMLKERGTRFIFPSDEFYLLAGEPVPPAEAYEGYAMLENGVGMIRDFLSQPLPGLPARVNPRKVILATGKLFAPVLARALGPLRGVQGLDFEVRELKNRTFGEVTTVAGLLAGRDFLTQIAPGEADLLLVSPNVVKYGTETMLDERSLGDLRRELKMEVAVGGTNLAELAQAMLSSAPGGALPQFGYSTHAAKEAAG